One Chaetodon trifascialis isolate fChaTrf1 chromosome 12, fChaTrf1.hap1, whole genome shotgun sequence DNA window includes the following coding sequences:
- the slc5a3b gene encoding sodium/myo-inositol cotransporter: MGPGMEAADIAVVALYFILVLVIGFLAMWKANRSTVSGYFLAGRSMTWIVIGASLFVSNIGSEHFIGLAGSGAASGFAVGAWEFNALLLLQLLGWVFVPVYIHSGVYTMPEYLSKRYGGNRLKVYFAFLSVLLYIFTKLSVDLYAGALFIQESLGWNLYLSIVLLISMTALLTVTGGLVAVMYTDALQAVLMIGGALTLTTISLVKVGGLEGVRTKYMQAVPNVSAITASGNFTYSPSCRIEPKPDSLRILRGPLDEDIPWPGFILGQTPASIWYWCADQVIVQRVLAAKNIAHAKCSTLMAGFLKILPMFLIVIPGMISRILFADEIACIGPEHCMAVCGSQAGCSNIAYPRLVMAVMPVGLRGLMMAVMIAALMSDLDSIFNSSSTIFTLDIYQTFRREASQRELLIVGRIFVVLMVGISIAWVPVIIEMQGGQTYLYIQEVAGYLTPPIAALFLLGVFWKRCNERGAFWGGMTGFTLGTVRLILAFIYRQPRCDQPDDRPGFIADVHYMYFAAGLFWISGFVAVVVSLCTSPPDEEQVRTTTVWGLRSIEMTPMKDQEEMHRLTEKSHSNGDGSLHKEMPPDVRKERCLDGVEVRLLVPSTDHDPATPSTETTPATSPAEQFGNGRMEMIRAEDGYHGNGETGRCLRLMEWFCGCKEGPQSAQQKVAQEDERVIAEMLYEPPRVKLLLNLGLVFVCAVGIFMFVYFSL, from the coding sequence ATGGGTCCTGGAATGGAAGCAGCGGACATAGCTGTGGTAGCACTGTATTTTATCCTGGTGCTAGTCATTGGGTTTCTTGCCATGTGGAAAGCCAATCGCAGCACTGTGAGTGGCTACTTCCTGGCTGGGCGCTCCATGACATGGATTGTGATAGGTGCATCACTCTTCGTCAGCAACATTGGCAGTGAACATTTCATAGGCCTGGCTGGGTCAGGAGCAGCAAGTGGCTTTGCTGTTGGAGCATGGGAATTTAAtgcacttcttcttctgcagctgcttggcTGGGTGTTTGTCCCAGTGTATATCCACTCGGGAGTCTACACCATGCCTGAGTATCTGTCGAAACGCTATGGTGGCAACAGGCTAAAGGTGTACTTTGCTTTCTTGTCTGTGTTACTTTACATTTTTACCAAGCTGTCGGTGGACTTATATGCTGGAGCTCTCTTTATTCAGGAGTCCCTGGGGTGGAACCTTTATCTGTCCATCGTCCTGCTTATCAGTATGACTGCACTGCTTACTGTCACTGGTGGATTGGTGGCAGTAATGTACACGGATGCACTTCAGGCGGTGTTGATGATTGGTGGagccctaaccttaaccaccATCAGCCTAGTCAAAGTTGGTGGGCTAGAGGGTGTCCGAACTAAGTACATGCAGGCAGTTCCCAATGTTTCTGCTATTACTGCCTCTGGAAACTTCACCTATTCTCCTTCCTGCCGCATTGAGCCTAAACCAGACTCACTACGCATCCTTCGAGGTCCCCTGGATGAAGACATCCCATGGCCAGGCTTCATTCTTGGCCAGACCCCTGCATCAATTTGGTACTGGTGTGCAGACCAGGTCATTGTTCAAAGAGTACTAGCAGCCAAAAACATTGCTCACGCTAAGTGCTCTACACTTATGGCTGGATTTCTCAAGATCCTGCCCATGTTTCTAATTGTCATTCCAGGAATGATCTCCCGCATCTTGTTTGCAGACGAGATTGCCTGCATTGGGCCAGAGCACTGTATGGCTGTGTGTGGTTCTCAGGCTGGCTGCTCAAACATTGCCTACCCACGGCTGGTCATGGCAGTGATGCCTGTGGGACTCAGGGGTCTGATGATGGCAGTTATGATCGCTGCCCTGATGAGCGATCTAGACTCGATCTTCAACAGTTCAAGCACCATCTTCACACTAGACATCTATCAAACTTTTCGAAGAGAGGCATCTCAGCGTGAGCTGCTGATTGTGGGTCGCATATTTGTTGTGTTGATGGTGGGAATCAGCATTGCCTGGGTCCCTGTAATAATTGAAATGCAAGGTGGACAGACGTACCTCTACATCCAGGAAGTTGCTGGCTACCTCACTCCACCAATTGCTGCCCTCTTCCTGCTAGGTGTGTTCTGGAAACGGTGTAATGAGAGAGGTGCATTCTGGGGAGGCATGACAGGTTTCACACTCGGTACAGTACGACTGATCCTAGCTTTCATTTACCGCCAGCCTCGCTGTGACCAGCCAGATGATAGGCCTGGCTTCATCGCTGACGTCCACTACATGTATTTTGCTGCTGGGCTGTTCTGGATTTCAGGATTTGTGGCGGTAGTGGTCAGCCTTTGCACCTCTCCACCAGACGAGGAGCAGGTTCGCACCACCACAGTCTGGGGACTCCGCAGCATTGAAATGACTCCCATGAAGGACCAAGAGGAAATGCACAGGCTGACTGAGAAGAGCCATAGTAATGGCGATGGAAGCCTTCATAAAGAAATGCCCCCAGATGTCAGAAAGGAGAGGTGTTTGGATGGGGTGGAAGTCAGACTCCTGGTCCCATCCACTGACCATGACCCAGCCACCCCTAGTACAGAGACAACCCCTGCCACCAGCCCTGCAGAACAGTTCGGCAATGGAAGGATGGAGATGATCAGAGCCGAGGACGGCTACCATGGTAACGGGGAGACTGGCAGATGTCTGCGTTTAATGGAATGGTTCTGTGGATGTAAGGAGGGACCGCAGAGTGCACAGCAGAAAGTAGCACAGGAGGATGAAAGAGTCATTGCAGAGATGCTGTACGAGCCACCTAGAGTGAAACTTCTTCTCAACTTGGGTCTGGTATTCGTCTGCGCTGTGGGCatcttcatgtttgtttatttctcacTGTAG